Proteins from a single region of Gemmatirosa kalamazoonensis:
- a CDS encoding aromatic ring-hydroxylating oxygenase subunit alpha, translating into MPLVFPFDPRIERAATIPARLYNDPVYLELERERVFAHTWQLVGRAEQVAEHGQYFTAEVGNDSIVVVRDGDALRAYHNVCLHRAGPVAQGCGRRNTLQCRYHGWTYALDGTLKRAPEMDGVEGFRPEEMRLVPVQVARWGPLVFANLDGKAPPLGEVLEDVPARVAPFRCEEMRYVTRKHWDIACNWKVYVDNYLEGYHLPVVHPGLHKELDYDNYKVEPHRYFSIQHAPLRPVHGGQPDRKYDPAATDVPEAVYVWLFPNVMLNVYMGQMQTNVVLPLAHDRTRVVFEWFAAEPPAADDPTWTKLLAFSDEIQDEDIEICEAVQRNLRSRIYDRGRYSAARENGVHHFHGLLHEFLT; encoded by the coding sequence ATGCCCCTCGTCTTCCCGTTCGACCCGCGCATCGAGCGCGCCGCGACGATCCCGGCGCGACTGTACAACGATCCCGTCTACCTCGAGCTCGAGCGCGAGCGCGTGTTCGCGCACACGTGGCAGCTCGTCGGCCGCGCCGAGCAGGTGGCGGAGCACGGGCAGTACTTCACGGCGGAGGTGGGGAACGACTCCATCGTCGTCGTGCGCGACGGCGACGCGCTGCGCGCCTACCACAACGTGTGCCTGCACCGCGCCGGCCCGGTCGCGCAGGGCTGCGGGCGGCGCAACACGCTGCAGTGCCGCTACCACGGCTGGACGTACGCGCTCGACGGCACGCTGAAGCGCGCGCCCGAGATGGACGGCGTCGAGGGGTTCCGGCCGGAGGAGATGCGGCTCGTCCCGGTGCAGGTCGCGCGGTGGGGCCCGCTCGTGTTCGCGAACCTCGACGGCAAGGCGCCGCCGTTAGGCGAGGTGCTCGAGGACGTGCCGGCGCGCGTCGCGCCGTTCCGCTGCGAGGAGATGCGCTACGTCACGCGGAAGCACTGGGACATCGCGTGCAACTGGAAGGTCTACGTCGACAACTACCTCGAGGGCTATCACCTCCCCGTCGTGCATCCGGGGCTGCACAAGGAGCTCGACTACGACAACTACAAGGTCGAGCCGCATCGCTACTTCTCGATCCAGCACGCGCCGCTGCGGCCCGTGCACGGCGGACAGCCCGACCGCAAGTACGACCCGGCGGCGACGGACGTGCCCGAGGCGGTGTACGTGTGGCTGTTCCCGAACGTGATGCTGAACGTCTACATGGGGCAGATGCAGACGAACGTCGTGCTCCCGCTCGCGCACGACCGCACGCGCGTCGTGTTCGAGTGGTTCGCCGCGGAGCCGCCGGCCGCGGACGATCCGACCTGGACGAAGCTCCTCGCGTTCAGCGACGAGATCCAGGACGAGGACATCGAGATCTGCGAGGCGGTGCAGCGCAACCTGCGCTCACGCATCTACGACCGCGGCCGGTACTCGGCGGCGCGGGAGAACGGCGTGCATCACTTTCACGGGCTGCTGCACGAGTTTCTCACCTGA
- a CDS encoding PEP-CTERM sorting domain-containing protein, whose translation MRRLVSLLAAALLLAARSTHAQDVTFGGSVDGTIGSPFTFYNSPMPNRYQQMYVGSQFPQPVWIDAVRFQNTRAVSYGTAGPIAPGNYLVRFAITDRAENGLTADFDANVTGYSATFFSGAIVGNTLRIAGAPYLFDPSRGNLLLDVTVLSQDYVSYYGFDFSRSTTDGTSRVYNSSALPGVPSTVRTDALGLITTFETRPYVTTPEPATLALLAGGVGLLVVVARRRRV comes from the coding sequence ATGCGACGACTCGTCTCGCTCCTCGCCGCGGCGCTGCTGCTCGCCGCGCGCTCCACGCACGCCCAGGACGTCACGTTCGGCGGCTCCGTCGACGGCACCATCGGGTCGCCGTTCACGTTCTACAACTCGCCGATGCCGAACCGGTATCAGCAGATGTACGTCGGGTCCCAGTTCCCGCAGCCGGTGTGGATCGACGCGGTCCGGTTCCAGAACACGCGGGCGGTCTCGTACGGCACCGCCGGCCCGATCGCGCCAGGCAATTACCTCGTGCGCTTCGCGATCACGGACCGCGCGGAGAACGGCCTCACCGCCGACTTCGACGCGAACGTGACCGGGTACTCGGCCACGTTCTTCAGCGGCGCGATCGTCGGCAACACGCTGCGCATCGCCGGCGCGCCCTACCTGTTCGACCCGTCGCGCGGCAACCTGCTGCTCGACGTCACCGTGCTGTCGCAGGACTACGTGTCCTACTACGGCTTCGACTTCTCGCGGAGCACGACCGACGGCACGAGCCGCGTCTACAACAGCTCCGCGCTCCCCGGCGTCCCGTCCACCGTGCGGACCGACGCGCTCGGCCTGATCACGACGTTCGAGACGCGGCCGTACGTGACCACCCCCGAGCCGGCCACCCTCGCGCTTCTCGCCGGCGGGGTGGGACTGCTCGTCGTCGTCGCCCGGCGGCGGAGGGTCTGA
- a CDS encoding ATP-binding protein, whose translation MTKPTAAHAAAPLRTSFLDQVEDSTQLAMGAKIQVWGGPETGKSHDAYENLPRPLIVVDSDVSAGLFNDDRFEGFKRLGPDKIPDIETLIAFLDEFTSDARWYRTYKSLLIDSLTQFVDPKVAQLGIDMTSAAEKQDGRAQADWARVAKELTRLVRKVSALGVNIYVVAEERTRFVGNRPGDGEEGAKSSLSPKKFTHAFDLILQKTSKGDVIVRKTRYRKWTKDQKLAGYQAPRDLAPILQGTEQKAAGLEDFDPGTAAHEELMELLKALGSDVRGGKIPLAKMREYLALAKNNDAGEPEVRRSINEIKRTYGDAARAA comes from the coding sequence ATGACGAAGCCCACGGCGGCCCACGCGGCCGCCCCCCTGCGCACGAGCTTCCTCGACCAGGTCGAGGACAGCACGCAGCTCGCGATGGGGGCCAAGATCCAGGTCTGGGGCGGCCCCGAGACCGGCAAGAGCCACGACGCCTACGAGAACCTCCCCCGGCCGCTCATCGTGGTCGACTCGGACGTCTCCGCGGGGCTGTTCAACGACGACCGGTTCGAGGGGTTCAAGCGCCTCGGGCCGGACAAGATCCCCGACATCGAGACGCTCATCGCGTTCCTCGACGAGTTCACGAGCGACGCGCGCTGGTACCGCACCTACAAGTCGCTCCTCATCGACTCGCTGACCCAGTTCGTGGACCCGAAGGTCGCGCAGCTCGGCATCGACATGACGTCGGCGGCCGAGAAGCAGGACGGGCGGGCGCAGGCCGACTGGGCGCGCGTGGCGAAGGAGCTCACGCGCCTCGTCCGGAAGGTCAGCGCGCTCGGCGTCAACATCTACGTCGTGGCCGAGGAGCGCACGCGGTTCGTCGGGAACCGGCCGGGTGACGGCGAGGAGGGGGCGAAGTCGTCGCTCTCGCCGAAGAAGTTCACGCACGCCTTCGACCTCATCCTGCAGAAGACGTCGAAGGGCGACGTCATCGTCCGCAAGACGCGCTACCGCAAGTGGACGAAGGACCAGAAGCTGGCCGGGTACCAGGCGCCCCGCGACCTCGCGCCGATCCTGCAGGGGACCGAGCAGAAGGCCGCGGGGCTCGAGGACTTCGACCCCGGCACGGCGGCGCACGAGGAGCTCATGGAGCTGCTGAAGGCCCTCGGCTCCGACGTGCGCGGCGGGAAGATCCCGCTCGCGAAGATGCGCGAGTACCTCGCGCTGGCGAAGAACAACGACGCCGGCGAGCCCGAGGTGCGCCGGTCGATCAACGAGATCAAGCGCACGTACGGCGACGCGGCGCGCGCTGCCTAG
- a CDS encoding cold-shock protein, with the protein MRTTGTVKWFNAEKGYGFIAPDDGGKDCFVHFSAIQGSGFKSLDEGERVEFEVGQGQKGPQAENVVRLGGGTPSAGGGAGGGGGAGGGGGGRGGRGGGYGGSGGGGGYGGGGGGGGYGGGGGGGRGGEGGGRRERSGGGDWGGGGRGGRSDDDDF; encoded by the coding sequence ATGCGCACGACCGGAACGGTGAAGTGGTTCAACGCAGAGAAAGGATACGGGTTCATCGCGCCGGACGACGGCGGCAAGGATTGCTTCGTGCACTTCTCGGCGATCCAGGGTTCGGGCTTCAAGTCGCTCGACGAAGGCGAGCGCGTGGAGTTCGAGGTCGGCCAGGGGCAGAAGGGTCCGCAGGCTGAGAACGTCGTCCGCCTCGGCGGCGGCACTCCGAGCGCCGGTGGTGGCGCCGGCGGTGGCGGTGGCGCCGGCGGCGGTGGTGGTGGCCGCGGCGGACGTGGCGGCGGCTACGGCGGCAGCGGCGGCGGGGGCGGCTACGGCGGCGGCGGGGGCGGCGGCGGCTATGGCGGCGGCGGTGGGGGCGGCCGCGGCGGTGAAGGCGGCGGCCGGCGCGAGCGCAGCGGCGGCGGCGACTGGGGCGGCGGCGGCCGCGGCGGTCGCAGCGACGACGACGACTTCTAG
- a CDS encoding OsmC family protein produces the protein MQRSGNAVWRGAGKDGSGTVSTPSGALKEQPYSFRTRFEDESGRAGTNPEELIAAAHAGCFSMATAFQLAGAGFTPEELRTEAQITMTQGAGGWSISAVKLVLRARVPGIDDAKFQELANNAKAGCPVSRVLNAPITLDAKLEG, from the coding sequence ATGCAGCGATCGGGGAACGCCGTCTGGCGCGGCGCGGGGAAGGACGGGTCGGGGACGGTGAGCACGCCGAGCGGTGCGCTGAAGGAGCAGCCGTACTCGTTCCGCACGCGGTTCGAGGACGAGAGCGGACGCGCCGGGACGAACCCGGAGGAGCTGATCGCCGCCGCGCACGCGGGGTGCTTCTCGATGGCGACCGCGTTCCAGCTCGCCGGCGCCGGCTTCACGCCCGAGGAGCTGCGCACCGAGGCGCAGATCACGATGACCCAGGGCGCCGGCGGCTGGTCGATCAGCGCCGTGAAGCTCGTGCTCCGCGCCCGCGTGCCCGGCATCGACGACGCGAAGTTCCAGGAGCTCGCGAACAACGCGAAGGCCGGCTGCCCGGTGTCGCGGGTGCTGAACGCGCCGATCACGCTGGACGCGAAGCTGGAAGGCTGA
- a CDS encoding ADOP family duplicated permease yields MLRRFLVRARALVRHARTETELDEELRYHLERDAERLMRRGLSAEDARRVARHEFGDVEAHKEDVRDVWRVHRLADAQRDVRFALRSFRRAPAFVATVVLTIALALGLNTTAFTIFDAYVLRPIAVRDPFSLYELGWVDRMGHGHAFTWTGYEAARALPVATAAFAYQRVATRIDGRPLFGAATTGDALGILGATTVLGRTLVPEDAEPPVGAPVMVLSYDTWRAHFGGDSSIVGRRLLVRGIALTVVGVLDKGFGGISAVPPDFWVPITLASRLTGAPDLFGPKGEPSLTVVLRLRPGRSDADARATLAPFVARLTHDNPDSLRAVGAELTSIASAMPRNAETIAMFAPILTAFALVLLIACANVMNVMLARALARQREIGIRLTLGAGRGRLVAQLLTESALLALPAAVLGFLLSRWSIDAGVRVMFATMPQEFVPYMRVVPLAPDTRVFLFLLAAALGSALLFGLVPALQATRPSVVQAARGNFENEFRPGRLRSALVVGQITVCALLLIATGVLLRGAQKARHLETGMRTAHGVQVALDDRSRAPALDVLRRDAGVLELAGSVSAPLDGSYPTTPMRALGERPLAQTAYDFVSGGYFPVLGIPIVRGRTFTDAEERAGAAVAVVSAATARRLWPGRDPIGQHVQLGAEPTAGSRLARVRTAEVIGVAGDAVSGWIGTGLDRPLVYFPVSVDAPGVRVLARVAGDATYARERLDREISGVVPGGVDEIHTMDDYLAVQRYPFHAFSMVSGAIGAIALLLTVLGTYGVLSYLVAQRTREIGIRMALGAAARGVVGGVLGQSLRLAAVGLGAGVVLAIAVSHLFESVLVIVNTFDAAGYVGGAAVVLLSCLAAAYAPARRAARVDPMRVLRNE; encoded by the coding sequence ATGCTCCGACGATTCCTCGTGCGCGCCCGCGCACTCGTACGGCACGCGCGCACCGAGACGGAGCTCGACGAGGAGCTGCGCTACCACCTGGAGCGCGACGCCGAGCGATTGATGCGGCGCGGGCTGAGCGCGGAGGACGCGCGGCGCGTCGCGCGGCACGAGTTCGGCGACGTGGAGGCGCACAAGGAGGACGTCCGCGACGTGTGGCGCGTCCACCGCCTCGCCGACGCGCAGCGCGACGTGCGCTTCGCGCTGCGGAGCTTCCGGCGCGCCCCGGCGTTCGTCGCCACGGTCGTGCTCACGATCGCGCTCGCCCTCGGCCTCAACACCACCGCGTTCACGATCTTCGACGCGTACGTGCTGCGGCCCATCGCCGTGCGCGATCCGTTCTCGCTGTACGAGCTGGGGTGGGTCGACCGCATGGGGCACGGCCACGCGTTCACCTGGACCGGCTACGAGGCGGCACGCGCGCTGCCCGTCGCGACCGCGGCCTTCGCCTACCAGCGCGTCGCGACGCGCATCGACGGCCGACCGCTGTTCGGTGCCGCGACGACCGGCGACGCGTTGGGGATCCTCGGCGCGACGACGGTGTTGGGCCGCACGCTCGTGCCCGAGGACGCCGAGCCCCCCGTCGGCGCGCCGGTGATGGTGCTGAGCTACGACACGTGGCGCGCCCACTTCGGCGGCGACTCGAGCATCGTCGGGCGGCGCCTGCTCGTGCGCGGCATCGCGCTCACGGTCGTGGGCGTGCTGGACAAGGGATTCGGCGGCATCAGTGCCGTGCCTCCCGACTTCTGGGTGCCGATCACGCTCGCGAGCCGTCTCACCGGCGCGCCGGATCTGTTCGGGCCGAAGGGCGAGCCGTCGCTCACCGTCGTGCTGCGCCTGCGTCCCGGCCGCAGCGACGCGGACGCGCGCGCGACGCTCGCGCCGTTCGTGGCGCGTCTCACCCACGACAATCCCGACTCGCTGCGCGCCGTCGGTGCGGAGCTCACGTCGATCGCCAGCGCGATGCCGCGGAACGCCGAGACGATCGCGATGTTCGCGCCGATCCTCACCGCATTCGCGCTCGTGCTGCTCATCGCGTGCGCGAACGTGATGAACGTGATGCTCGCCCGCGCGCTGGCGCGGCAGCGCGAGATCGGCATCCGGCTCACGCTCGGCGCCGGCCGCGGGCGGCTCGTCGCGCAGCTGCTGACCGAGAGCGCGCTGCTCGCGCTGCCCGCGGCGGTGCTCGGCTTTCTGCTGTCGCGCTGGTCGATCGACGCCGGCGTGCGCGTCATGTTCGCGACGATGCCGCAGGAGTTCGTGCCCTACATGCGCGTCGTGCCGCTGGCGCCGGACACGCGCGTGTTCCTCTTCCTGCTCGCCGCGGCGTTGGGCTCGGCGCTGCTGTTCGGCCTCGTGCCGGCGCTGCAGGCGACGCGGCCGAGCGTCGTGCAGGCCGCGCGCGGGAACTTCGAGAACGAGTTCCGGCCCGGACGGCTGCGCAGCGCGCTCGTCGTCGGCCAGATCACCGTCTGCGCCCTGCTGCTCATCGCGACGGGGGTGCTGCTGCGCGGCGCACAGAAGGCGCGGCATCTGGAGACCGGGATGCGGACCGCGCACGGCGTGCAGGTGGCGCTCGACGATCGGTCGCGCGCGCCGGCGCTCGACGTTCTGCGTCGCGACGCCGGCGTGCTGGAGCTCGCCGGCTCCGTGTCCGCGCCGCTCGACGGCAGCTATCCGACGACGCCGATGCGCGCCCTCGGCGAACGCCCGCTCGCGCAGACGGCGTACGATTTCGTATCCGGCGGCTACTTTCCCGTGCTCGGCATCCCGATCGTGCGCGGCCGGACGTTCACCGACGCGGAGGAGCGCGCCGGCGCCGCGGTGGCGGTCGTGAGCGCGGCGACGGCGCGCCGGCTGTGGCCCGGGCGCGACCCGATCGGGCAGCACGTGCAGCTCGGCGCCGAGCCGACGGCGGGGAGCCGGCTCGCCCGCGTGCGCACCGCGGAGGTGATCGGCGTTGCGGGCGACGCGGTCAGCGGGTGGATCGGGACGGGGCTCGACCGGCCGCTGGTCTACTTCCCGGTGAGCGTCGACGCGCCGGGCGTGCGCGTGCTCGCGCGGGTGGCGGGCGACGCGACGTACGCGCGCGAGCGGCTCGATCGCGAGATCTCGGGCGTGGTGCCGGGCGGGGTGGATGAGATCCACACGATGGACGACTACCTCGCCGTGCAGCGCTACCCGTTCCACGCGTTCTCGATGGTGTCGGGCGCCATCGGCGCGATCGCGCTCCTGCTCACGGTGCTCGGCACCTACGGCGTGCTGTCGTACCTCGTGGCGCAGCGCACGCGCGAGATCGGCATCCGCATGGCGTTAGGCGCGGCCGCGCGGGGCGTGGTCGGCGGCGTCCTCGGACAGTCGCTCCGCCTCGCCGCGGTCGGCCTCGGCGCCGGCGTGGTGCTCGCGATCGCGGTGTCGCACCTCTTCGAGAGTGTGCTCGTGATCGTGAACACGTTCGACGCCGCGGGCTACGTGGGCGGCGCCGCCGTCGTGCTGCTGTCGTGCCTCGCCGCCGCGTACGCTCCGGCGCGCCGCGCGGCGCGGGTGGATCCGATGCGGGTCCTGCGGAACGAGTAG
- a CDS encoding PadR family transcriptional regulator, whose product MSRDREKTDLLQGTLDLIVLKLLRAGPANGWELTQSIQAVSRGVLDVNYGTLYPALRRIEGKGWVTARWGTSENNRRARYYTLTAAGRRQLDVERDEWKRFASALDLILDQD is encoded by the coding sequence GTGAGCCGCGACCGCGAGAAGACCGACCTGCTGCAAGGCACGCTCGACCTCATCGTGCTCAAGCTGCTGCGCGCCGGCCCGGCGAACGGGTGGGAGCTCACGCAGTCCATCCAGGCCGTGTCGCGCGGCGTGCTCGACGTGAACTACGGCACGCTCTACCCGGCGCTGCGGCGCATCGAGGGGAAGGGGTGGGTGACGGCCAGGTGGGGCACGTCGGAGAACAACCGCCGCGCGCGCTACTACACGCTCACCGCCGCCGGCCGGCGGCAGCTCGACGTGGAGCGCGACGAGTGGAAGCGCTTCGCCTCCGCGCTCGACCTGATCCTCGACCAGGACTGA
- a CDS encoding HD domain-containing protein, whose product MTSIHDVIDADPALRAILAEVRARMATDAAHDEGHLLRVAHWTLRLGGPEVDPRLAVAAALLHDVVNVPKTSPERARASELSAAVARELLPTLGYSAAETTLVADAVRDHSFTRGAVPASPLGRALQDADRLEALGVIGTFRCIATGVRFGAQFSHPDDPWAGSRPLDDARYSIDHFFTKLLRLPDTFHTEAGRAEARRRAAVMRTLLAAYGEELGVPLIIP is encoded by the coding sequence GTGACCTCCATCCACGACGTCATCGACGCCGATCCGGCCCTGCGCGCCATCCTCGCCGAGGTGCGCGCGCGCATGGCGACCGACGCGGCGCACGACGAGGGACATCTGCTGCGTGTCGCGCACTGGACGCTGCGGCTCGGGGGCCCCGAGGTCGATCCGCGGCTCGCCGTCGCCGCGGCGCTGCTGCACGACGTGGTGAACGTGCCGAAGACGAGCCCCGAGCGCGCGCGGGCGAGCGAGCTGTCGGCCGCGGTCGCGCGCGAGCTGCTGCCGACGTTAGGCTACTCGGCCGCGGAGACGACGCTCGTCGCGGACGCGGTGCGCGACCACAGCTTCACGCGCGGCGCGGTGCCCGCGTCGCCGTTAGGCCGCGCGCTGCAGGACGCCGACCGGCTCGAGGCGCTCGGCGTGATCGGCACGTTCCGCTGCATCGCGACCGGCGTCCGCTTCGGCGCGCAGTTCAGCCACCCCGACGACCCCTGGGCCGGGTCGCGGCCGCTCGACGACGCGCGGTACTCGATCGACCACTTCTTCACGAAACTTCTGCGCCTCCCCGACACGTTCCATACGGAAGCGGGGCGTGCCGAGGCCCGGCGGCGTGCGGCCGTGATGCGCACGCTGCTCGCCGCGTACGGCGAGGAGCTCGGGGTTCCTTTGATCATCCCATAG
- a CDS encoding orotate phosphoribosyltransferase has protein sequence MPDASADAFLALVAGRRGHFRLESGHHGALWLDLDPLFADARGVAPFVTALAAAIRPYAPHVVCGPLLGGAFLAQLVARELDAEFAFAERHMPTDSHGMYRAQYRLPPALAARVRGRRVAVVDDVMSAGSAMRGTVAELRAHGAEPVVVGALLVLGDAGAAHFDAQGIPVVSPARSAYALWNPGECPLCAAGAPLEDAAS, from the coding sequence GTGCCCGACGCCTCGGCCGACGCGTTCCTCGCGCTCGTCGCCGGGCGGCGCGGGCACTTCCGATTGGAGTCGGGGCACCACGGTGCGCTGTGGCTCGACCTCGATCCGCTGTTCGCCGACGCGCGCGGCGTGGCGCCGTTCGTCACCGCGCTCGCCGCCGCGATCCGCCCGTACGCGCCGCACGTCGTGTGCGGGCCGCTGCTCGGCGGCGCGTTCCTCGCCCAGCTCGTCGCGCGCGAGCTCGACGCGGAGTTCGCGTTCGCCGAGCGGCACATGCCGACGGACTCCCATGGGATGTACCGCGCGCAGTACCGGCTGCCGCCGGCGCTCGCGGCTCGCGTGCGCGGGCGTCGCGTCGCGGTGGTCGACGACGTGATGAGCGCCGGCTCCGCGATGCGCGGCACGGTCGCCGAGCTGCGCGCGCACGGGGCCGAGCCGGTGGTCGTCGGCGCGCTGCTCGTCCTCGGCGACGCGGGCGCAGCGCACTTCGACGCGCAGGGAATTCCGGTCGTGTCGCCGGCGCGCTCCGCGTACGCGCTGTGGAACCCCGGCGAGTGTCCGCTCTGCGCGGCCGGCGCGCCGCTGGAGGACGCCGCGAGCTGA
- a CDS encoding DUF2277 domain-containing protein: protein MCRNIRTLANFEPPATDDEIRAAALQFVRKLSGTTRPSRANEAAFDRAVEEVAAAAERLVRSLEIHAPPRDRETELQKARERNRRRFA, encoded by the coding sequence ATGTGCCGTAACATCAGAACGCTCGCGAACTTCGAGCCGCCGGCGACGGACGACGAGATCCGCGCCGCGGCGCTCCAGTTCGTGCGCAAGCTGAGCGGCACGACACGCCCGTCGCGCGCGAACGAGGCCGCGTTCGACCGCGCCGTCGAGGAGGTGGCCGCGGCCGCCGAGCGTCTCGTGCGCTCGCTCGAGATCCATGCGCCGCCGCGCGACCGCGAGACGGAGCTGCAGAAGGCGCGCGAGCGCAACCGCCGCCGCTTCGCGTGA
- a CDS encoding DUF2809 domain-containing protein translates to MRPARGTYVALAVATIAVGLAVHLGGSAMPAAARDFVGDALWAAMIAWWVGAAVPDVALPRRAAVALALCFVVEVSQLYHAPALDAVRGTTLGHLVLGSGFDARDLAAYALGVLVAALIERAADRVLLVAGLLQLAAVFTPAAHARVVGGVPFVRLPTAGVALVTLGAATLVVSLWRRGWWRRVPGALSALVLAVVYWRLTRAPSGTIADPLLRRVLHPSWGFVPMTLAVLLALVGTVRWREPRGAGSIGQNLPSNVPLSAAEDRAHVP, encoded by the coding sequence GTGAGGCCCGCTCGCGGCACGTACGTCGCGCTCGCCGTCGCCACGATCGCGGTCGGCCTCGCCGTGCACCTCGGCGGGTCGGCGATGCCCGCCGCCGCGCGCGACTTCGTCGGCGACGCGCTGTGGGCGGCGATGATCGCGTGGTGGGTCGGCGCGGCGGTGCCTGACGTAGCGCTGCCGCGTCGCGCCGCCGTCGCGCTCGCGCTCTGCTTCGTGGTCGAGGTGAGCCAGCTGTATCACGCGCCCGCGCTCGACGCGGTGCGCGGCACGACGCTCGGCCACCTCGTGCTCGGCTCCGGCTTCGACGCGCGCGACCTCGCGGCGTACGCGTTAGGCGTGCTCGTCGCCGCGCTGATCGAGCGCGCGGCGGACCGCGTGCTGCTCGTCGCCGGACTCCTCCAGCTCGCGGCGGTGTTCACGCCGGCGGCCCACGCGCGCGTCGTCGGCGGCGTGCCGTTCGTGCGGCTCCCGACGGCGGGCGTGGCGCTCGTCACGCTCGGCGCGGCCACGCTGGTCGTGTCGCTCTGGCGGCGCGGATGGTGGCGCCGCGTGCCGGGTGCGCTGTCCGCGCTCGTGCTGGCCGTCGTGTACTGGCGGCTCACGCGTGCGCCGTCGGGCACGATCGCCGACCCGCTGCTGCGCCGCGTGCTGCACCCGTCGTGGGGCTTCGTGCCGATGACGCTCGCGGTGCTGCTCGCGCTCGTCGGCACCGTGCGCTGGCGCGAACCGCGCGGCGCCGGCAGTATTGGACAAAACCTCCCGTCCAACGTTCCCCTCTCCGCCGCCGAGGACCGCGCGCATGTGCCGTAA
- a CDS encoding MmcQ/YjbR family DNA-binding protein — protein sequence MTTTRMATQADVRRIALALPEVEEAADRFAFSVRHRGKPKGFLWVWMERVIPKKPRVPNDGVVAVRVPNLAQRDLMIAAEPEKFFTEPHYAGFPAVLVRLDAVTVADLETLIPAAWRTQAPADLRRTVE from the coding sequence GTGACGACGACCCGCATGGCGACCCAGGCCGACGTCCGCCGCATCGCGCTCGCGCTGCCCGAGGTCGAGGAGGCCGCGGACCGCTTCGCGTTCAGCGTCCGCCATCGCGGCAAGCCGAAAGGCTTCCTCTGGGTCTGGATGGAGCGCGTCATCCCGAAGAAGCCGCGCGTGCCCAACGACGGCGTGGTCGCCGTCCGCGTGCCCAATCTCGCGCAGCGGGATCTGATGATCGCCGCCGAACCGGAGAAGTTCTTCACCGAGCCGCACTACGCGGGCTTTCCCGCCGTGCTCGTGCGACTCGATGCGGTGACCGTCGCCGACCTCGAGACGCTCATCCCCGCGGCGTGGCGCACGCAGGCGCCGGCCGACCTGCGCCGGACGGTGGAGTGA